From the genome of Hymenobacter cellulosilyticus, one region includes:
- a CDS encoding DUF4920 domain-containing protein, whose protein sequence is MTFKHLALAAGLLSLASCQSSPATSETTAEAPAQQTGTTAITGKTYGAAISADGARPMSELRQVLGEQDSAQVKLVGTAAEVCQAKGCWLTVTTAEGKAMRVRFKDYAFFVPKDISGKTVVINGWAHREVVPVEDLQHYAKDAGKSAKEVAAISQPEEQLNFEADGVLVQQ, encoded by the coding sequence ATGACTTTCAAGCACCTTGCTCTAGCCGCCGGCCTGCTTTCCCTGGCATCCTGCCAATCCTCGCCCGCAACCTCGGAAACTACCGCTGAAGCCCCGGCTCAGCAAACGGGCACTACGGCCATCACCGGCAAAACCTACGGCGCAGCTATTAGCGCCGACGGAGCCCGGCCCATGAGTGAGCTGCGCCAGGTGCTCGGCGAGCAGGATTCGGCCCAGGTGAAGCTGGTGGGCACCGCCGCCGAGGTGTGTCAGGCGAAAGGCTGCTGGCTCACCGTAACCACCGCCGAGGGCAAGGCCATGCGGGTGCGCTTCAAGGATTACGCATTCTTCGTGCCCAAAGACATCAGCGGCAAAACCGTGGTTATCAACGGCTGGGCCCACCGCGAAGTAGTGCCCGTCGAGGATTTGCAGCACTACGCCAAGGACGCGGGTAAGTCGGCGAAGGAAGTAGCCGCCATTAGCCAGCCCGAGGAGCAGCTCAATTTCGAGGCCGACGGCGTGCTGGTGCAGCAGTAA
- a CDS encoding TapB family protein yields the protein MSAFPAFRFFLPLLLTQLPLSPLWAQVARPAPDTATRPVASATAPEVALAATGLDCHHPFGLTDNNERVYRLTTANGKPDGEVRMRVVSLSSEMNKKKTVETHKVLLKSGHYDPKNRLLNMQDLTISCRQDTSFVDGMSEFKPESIRSFRDRKFAYTPVALGWPHQPSVGSELPAGGSQVEVSSSVVDIARVSSMVRKRKVVSGPAPVQTPAGTFSCYKVESEHEDATQARKDIVMRTTYKVVDYYSPTMGIVKTEVYDKKGKLSQTRTLAVVNSGQGQ from the coding sequence ATGTCTGCTTTTCCCGCCTTTCGCTTCTTCCTGCCCCTGCTGCTGACCCAGTTGCCGCTCTCGCCGCTCTGGGCCCAGGTAGCCCGCCCCGCCCCCGATACGGCCACCCGCCCCGTCGCGTCGGCTACGGCCCCGGAAGTAGCGCTGGCCGCCACCGGCCTCGACTGCCACCACCCCTTCGGCCTCACCGACAACAACGAGCGGGTGTACCGCCTGACCACGGCCAATGGCAAGCCCGACGGGGAAGTGCGCATGCGGGTGGTGAGCCTGAGCTCGGAGATGAACAAGAAGAAAACCGTTGAAACCCACAAAGTGCTGCTCAAGAGCGGCCACTACGACCCTAAAAACCGCCTGCTCAACATGCAGGACCTTACCATTTCCTGCCGGCAGGACACAAGCTTCGTGGATGGAATGAGCGAGTTTAAGCCCGAAAGCATCCGCTCCTTCCGGGACCGGAAATTTGCCTACACCCCGGTGGCCCTGGGCTGGCCTCACCAGCCCTCAGTAGGCTCCGAGCTGCCCGCCGGCGGCAGCCAGGTAGAAGTCAGCAGCTCGGTGGTGGATATTGCCCGGGTCAGCAGCATGGTGCGCAAGCGCAAGGTGGTCAGCGGCCCGGCCCCGGTGCAAACCCCGGCCGGCACCTTTTCCTGCTACAAGGTGGAATCTGAGCACGAGGATGCCACCCAGGCCCGGAAGGACATCGTGATGCGCACTACGTATAAAGTGGTCGACTACTACTCTCCTACCATGGGCATCGTCAAAACTGAGGTGTACGACAAGAAAGGCAAGCTAAGTCAGACCCGCACCCTGGCCGTCGTCAACAGTGGGCAGGGGCAGTAG
- a CDS encoding gliding motility-associated C-terminal domain-containing protein, producing the protein MPRFLLRFFPVLLLLALAAFPGRATHIVGGELDLQYQSGSTYRINLNLYFDAVYGNPGALDSDLSVGIFEKGTDRRMQNLNLPLVANTSVVYSDIACTLPILSTRRIQYSSLITLPADKYTNPTGYYAAVERCCRNNSIRNIRNPGDAGQTYYLEFPAVVRNGQPFINSTPRIFPPLSDYACRGELFYYDFGGQDVDGDSLVYELSTPLNGHSNTTLPKPVQAEPQPYSPIQWIPGLHVLNQIPGTPALSVNRFSGRLEVRPSNLGLHVFGIKCSEYRKGVKISEVRRDFQLQVIDCPRNIKPKVNVYMPGTNRPYQPEKDVLQMAPGNRCFKLRFTDPDPTSRLTLSMRPVNFTTPLPTFSLSQGMVRTAGAPDTLISEMCFSKCLDTKGKVYLLDVIVADNGCSLPKRDTVRVAFTSVPDPNSPPVVTTTAGPTLPLNVRIGDLVTFQVLGQDPDSDNVALEMTGKGFTPGSVGATMVQNSTGPQVRGTFSWRVPCPPTDKFLYEFEFTAAATPCDERQVSAPVVVPIQINYANTPPILTASDAAPVIRHRMGEPYTLTLEGLDADNDALVLSATANGIDLAEAGMRFTARNGPGKATATFEWDPSCTVAQREITEVTFLLQESTCRPVPVTQKMRFEVVRPQAPNFMPANIFTPNNDQLNDFFELPTLPPDFCDSRLANIKIFSRWGNLVYQTTNRTFKWDGGGLPAGVYFLLIEYTDKSFKGTVTIAP; encoded by the coding sequence ATGCCACGTTTTCTACTCCGCTTTTTCCCCGTCCTGCTCCTGCTGGCGCTGGCTGCTTTTCCGGGCCGCGCTACGCATATCGTGGGCGGTGAGCTGGACTTGCAATACCAGTCGGGCAGCACCTACCGCATCAACCTGAACCTGTATTTCGACGCCGTGTACGGCAACCCCGGGGCCCTGGACAGTGACCTGTCGGTGGGCATCTTCGAGAAGGGTACCGACCGGCGCATGCAGAACCTGAACTTGCCGCTGGTGGCCAATACGTCGGTGGTATACTCGGATATTGCTTGTACCCTGCCCATCCTGTCTACCCGCCGCATTCAGTACAGCAGCCTGATTACGCTGCCCGCCGACAAGTACACCAACCCTACGGGCTACTACGCGGCCGTGGAGCGGTGCTGCCGCAACAACAGTATCCGCAACATCCGCAACCCCGGCGACGCCGGCCAGACCTACTACCTCGAGTTTCCGGCCGTGGTGCGCAACGGGCAGCCGTTTATCAACTCGACGCCCCGCATTTTTCCGCCCCTGAGCGACTATGCCTGCCGCGGCGAGCTGTTCTACTACGACTTCGGCGGCCAGGACGTAGATGGCGACTCGCTGGTTTATGAGCTTTCGACGCCCCTAAACGGACACTCCAATACTACCCTGCCCAAGCCCGTCCAGGCCGAGCCCCAGCCTTACAGCCCTATCCAGTGGATACCGGGCCTGCACGTGCTCAACCAGATTCCCGGCACCCCGGCCCTGTCGGTAAACCGCTTCAGCGGGCGGCTGGAAGTGCGGCCCAGCAACCTCGGCCTGCACGTATTCGGCATCAAGTGCTCGGAATACCGCAAAGGAGTAAAGATCAGCGAGGTGCGCCGCGACTTCCAGCTCCAGGTTATCGACTGTCCGCGCAATATCAAGCCCAAGGTAAACGTGTACATGCCCGGCACCAACCGGCCCTACCAGCCCGAAAAGGATGTGCTGCAGATGGCACCCGGCAACCGGTGCTTCAAGCTGCGCTTCACCGACCCCGATCCTACTTCCCGGCTTACGTTGTCGATGCGCCCGGTAAACTTCACGACCCCGCTGCCCACCTTTTCCCTGTCGCAGGGCATGGTGCGGACGGCCGGCGCCCCGGACACCCTGATTTCGGAGATGTGCTTTTCCAAGTGCCTCGATACGAAAGGCAAGGTGTATCTGCTCGACGTTATTGTGGCCGATAACGGCTGCAGTCTGCCCAAACGCGACACGGTGCGGGTGGCCTTCACCAGCGTACCCGACCCGAACAGTCCGCCCGTGGTGACGACGACAGCCGGCCCCACGCTGCCGCTGAACGTGCGCATCGGCGACCTGGTGACCTTCCAGGTACTGGGCCAGGACCCTGATTCCGATAACGTAGCGCTGGAAATGACCGGCAAGGGCTTTACGCCGGGCAGCGTGGGGGCCACCATGGTGCAAAATTCGACAGGGCCCCAGGTCCGCGGCACGTTCTCCTGGCGCGTGCCCTGCCCGCCTACCGACAAGTTTCTCTACGAATTTGAATTTACGGCCGCTGCCACCCCTTGCGACGAGCGTCAGGTGTCGGCCCCGGTCGTGGTACCCATCCAGATCAACTACGCCAATACGCCTCCTATCCTGACGGCTTCCGATGCGGCCCCAGTCATCCGCCACCGCATGGGGGAACCCTACACGCTCACGCTCGAAGGCTTGGATGCCGATAACGACGCGCTGGTACTCTCGGCCACGGCCAATGGCATAGACCTGGCCGAAGCCGGCATGCGCTTTACCGCCCGCAACGGCCCTGGTAAGGCCACTGCCACCTTCGAGTGGGACCCAAGCTGCACCGTGGCCCAGCGCGAAATAACGGAAGTGACTTTCCTGCTGCAGGAATCGACCTGCCGGCCCGTACCGGTAACCCAGAAGATGCGTTTTGAGGTAGTGCGCCCCCAGGCGCCCAACTTCATGCCGGCCAACATTTTTACGCCCAACAACGACCAGCTCAACGACTTCTTCGAGCTCCCTACCCTGCCCCCCGACTTCTGCGACTCCCGCCTGGCCAACATCAAAATATTCAGCCGCTGGGGCAACCTGGTGTACCAGACCACCAACCGCACCTTTAAGTGGGACGGGGGCGGCTTGCCGGCCGGGGTCTACTTCCTGCTGATTGAGTACACCGACAAGAGCTTTAAGGGCACCGTAACCATTGCGCCGTAG
- a CDS encoding M1 family aminopeptidase yields MRRILYSLLASGLLAGAAQAQIPSYRPRPADLDGTAARSCALTHQRAALRQPATTVTHRRKMERYDVKYYKLDISLENNSRNVGGSVRMQARNGGQSLDSLAFELYPTFTIDSVVVEGKKVVGTRRALGDVTVRLAQAIPANSLFNAYIYYRGTAPNGNSAAIGNALDTDVDPDYGTPVTWSLSEPFNAYEWWPCKQVLTDKADSSDVWVTTSSLNKVGSNGVLERVSARPNNKSRYEWKSRSPIAYYLISVAVAPYVEYVNYANPVGGPRIPIVNYVYSTTALNDYRTEIDRTPGFIENFSNLVGLYPFAKEKYGHSMAPIGGGMEHQTMTTQDGFNFTLTAHELFHQWFGDNVTCASWQDIWLNESFASYGEYLSLNAFSTAAQARSWMDNAHTTAMQSAGGSVYVPDTTNVNRIFSYRLSYKKGAAVVHMLRYVLNDDVKFFRALRTYQSRFAGSTARTTDLQRIFEAEAGVSLDTFFRQWYRGEGYPTFNVRWNQVGSSLYLKATETVSVPTVTPFFDTQIDYKINYSNGTSQTVRLRQSQTETSFTVPVAATVTSIQVDPDQWLLNGNGFVSRDNALSTKAAATVLPLAVYPNPCREVLQLGSLTMRTAQAVVSDMTGRVVLRQTVGAAQTTLNTAALAPGIYYLQVTTPEGEVSLARFVRE; encoded by the coding sequence ATGCGCCGTATTCTTTACTCCTTACTAGCCAGCGGTCTGCTGGCCGGAGCCGCTCAGGCCCAGATTCCCAGCTACCGGCCTCGGCCGGCCGACCTCGACGGCACGGCCGCGCGCAGCTGCGCCCTGACCCACCAGCGTGCGGCCCTGCGCCAGCCCGCCACCACCGTGACTCACCGCCGGAAGATGGAGCGTTATGATGTCAAGTATTATAAGCTCGACATTTCCCTGGAAAACAACTCGCGCAACGTCGGCGGCTCAGTCCGGATGCAGGCCCGCAACGGGGGGCAGAGCCTCGATTCCCTGGCTTTTGAGCTATATCCGACCTTCACGATTGACTCAGTGGTGGTCGAGGGCAAAAAGGTGGTGGGTACCCGCCGAGCCCTTGGCGACGTAACCGTGCGTCTGGCCCAGGCCATACCGGCTAATTCCCTGTTCAACGCCTACATCTACTACCGCGGTACGGCGCCCAACGGCAACTCGGCCGCCATCGGCAACGCCCTCGATACGGATGTGGACCCGGACTATGGCACCCCCGTTACCTGGAGCCTGAGTGAGCCCTTCAACGCCTACGAGTGGTGGCCCTGCAAACAGGTGCTCACCGACAAAGCCGACTCCTCCGACGTATGGGTTACCACATCCAGCCTTAATAAAGTGGGCTCCAATGGGGTTTTGGAGCGCGTTTCGGCCCGGCCCAACAATAAGAGCCGCTACGAGTGGAAGTCCCGCTCCCCGATTGCCTACTACCTGATTTCGGTGGCTGTAGCGCCTTATGTGGAGTACGTGAACTACGCCAACCCCGTCGGCGGCCCCCGCATTCCCATCGTCAACTACGTCTACAGCACGACTGCGCTCAACGATTACCGCACCGAGATTGACCGCACCCCGGGCTTTATTGAAAACTTCTCCAATCTGGTAGGGCTCTACCCGTTTGCCAAAGAAAAGTACGGCCATTCCATGGCTCCCATTGGCGGTGGCATGGAACATCAGACCATGACCACCCAGGACGGGTTCAACTTCACGCTCACGGCCCATGAGTTGTTTCACCAGTGGTTCGGCGACAACGTGACCTGTGCTTCCTGGCAGGATATCTGGCTCAATGAGAGCTTTGCTTCCTACGGGGAATACCTTTCACTCAATGCCTTTTCGACGGCTGCCCAAGCCCGCAGCTGGATGGACAATGCCCACACTACAGCCATGCAAAGTGCCGGCGGCAGCGTGTACGTGCCCGATACTACCAACGTGAACCGCATCTTCAGCTACCGGCTCAGCTACAAGAAAGGTGCAGCCGTGGTACACATGCTGCGCTACGTGCTCAACGATGACGTGAAGTTCTTCCGGGCCCTGCGCACCTACCAGTCGCGCTTCGCGGGCAGCACCGCCCGCACGACCGACTTACAGCGCATCTTCGAGGCCGAAGCCGGCGTGTCCCTGGATACATTTTTCCGCCAGTGGTACCGCGGCGAAGGCTACCCAACTTTCAACGTGCGGTGGAACCAGGTGGGCAGTTCGCTCTACCTGAAAGCTACCGAAACCGTGTCGGTGCCAACCGTGACGCCCTTCTTCGATACCCAGATTGATTACAAGATCAACTACAGCAACGGCACCAGCCAGACCGTGCGCCTGCGTCAGAGCCAAACGGAAACCTCCTTTACCGTGCCCGTAGCCGCTACCGTTACCAGCATTCAGGTCGACCCCGACCAGTGGCTGCTCAACGGCAACGGCTTCGTCAGCCGCGACAATGCCTTGTCTACCAAAGCAGCCGCCACGGTGCTGCCCCTGGCCGTGTACCCGAATCCGTGCCGGGAAGTGCTGCAACTAGGCAGCCTTACGATGCGCACGGCCCAAGCCGTAGTATCGGACATGACCGGGCGGGTAGTACTGCGTCAGACAGTAGGAGCGGCTCAGACTACGCTCAACACGGCCGCCCTAGCCCCGGGCATCTACTACCTGCAGGTAACCACGCCGGAGGGCGAAGTTTCCCTGGCCCGCTTCGTGCGTGAGTAG
- a CDS encoding DUF2147 domain-containing protein: protein MKTFLLSLLFCLVCSWEAAAQATVPLGIWADDTGESHIEIYRCGELLCGKLVWLKEPQETTTGRPKLDARNPDPEKRATPLQNMPVLQGLRYNSSSDRWEDGQIYDPTNGHTYSCYLSLAGKDKLEVKGYIGFSLIGRSHYWMRVK from the coding sequence TTGAAAACCTTTCTCCTAAGTCTGCTTTTCTGCCTGGTTTGCTCGTGGGAAGCAGCCGCTCAAGCCACCGTACCGCTCGGCATCTGGGCCGACGACACGGGCGAATCTCACATTGAAATCTACCGTTGCGGCGAATTGTTGTGCGGCAAACTGGTGTGGCTAAAGGAGCCTCAGGAAACCACCACTGGGCGGCCCAAGTTGGATGCGCGCAACCCGGACCCGGAAAAGCGCGCCACCCCGCTGCAGAATATGCCGGTGCTACAAGGCCTGCGCTATAATTCCAGTTCCGACCGTTGGGAAGACGGGCAAATTTATGACCCGACCAACGGGCACACCTATTCTTGCTACCTAAGCCTGGCCGGCAAGGACAAACTGGAGGTAAAAGGCTACATCGGCTTCTCGCTGATTGGCCGCTCCCACTACTGGATGCGGGTAAAGTAG
- a CDS encoding DUF2147 domain-containing protein has translation MKKTLFLCLSLLLSFTGIASAQKLSPLGIWTNEEKKATFEIYQQGDKLYGKIVSLTVPNDPATGKPKLDTQNPEPKLRNRPRLGLVFMKDFKKDSENKWDDGTIYNPEDGKTYSCYMKVLNANTMEVKGYIGFSLIGKSQTWTRVK, from the coding sequence ATGAAAAAAACCCTGTTCCTGTGCCTGTCCCTATTGCTGAGCTTTACGGGCATTGCGTCGGCCCAAAAACTCTCTCCCCTCGGTATCTGGACCAACGAGGAAAAGAAGGCCACGTTTGAAATCTATCAGCAAGGCGACAAGCTCTACGGCAAAATCGTGTCCTTGACTGTGCCCAACGACCCGGCTACCGGCAAGCCTAAGCTCGACACCCAGAACCCCGAGCCCAAGCTGCGCAACCGCCCCCGCCTGGGCCTGGTCTTCATGAAAGACTTCAAAAAGGACAGCGAGAATAAGTGGGACGACGGAACCATCTACAACCCGGAAGATGGCAAAACCTACTCCTGCTACATGAAAGTGCTTAATGCCAACACCATGGAAGTAAAAGGCTATATCGGCTTCTCGCTGATTGGCAAATCCCAGACCTGGACCCGGGTGAAATAA
- a CDS encoding C40 family peptidase, with protein sequence MRYVWLAFLTLAAAILAFFGWQRVHTSPGRTLAVVGPSVPARAVSDTMPAVAPVAGELPGADRLIDFAMQQLGSPYTYAGTTPTGGFDCSGFLMYVYNHVGIAVPHSTALLIDAGRAVPREQARRGDMVIFTGTAKTSTTPGHAGIIISDPGEPLRFIHSSSARRESGVKISQVEGTDYERRFMGIRRVLDGAVPASKPDKAGASPVAPVATLKPKTPQVATKLVVAPPKVHRQPLRRSKAKTVVKSAASTPSKLKVKAKSGAARKPAPKAPVKKTSTKKPVAPKKN encoded by the coding sequence ATGCGTTACGTCTGGCTTGCCTTTCTTACCCTGGCCGCCGCAATACTGGCCTTCTTCGGCTGGCAGCGCGTGCACACGTCGCCTGGCCGCACCCTGGCCGTAGTAGGCCCCAGCGTGCCCGCTCGGGCTGTTTCAGATACCATGCCCGCGGTTGCTCCAGTGGCCGGGGAGCTGCCCGGCGCCGACCGTCTCATCGACTTTGCCATGCAGCAGCTGGGCTCGCCCTACACGTATGCAGGCACCACGCCCACCGGCGGCTTCGACTGTTCGGGCTTTCTGATGTACGTTTATAATCACGTGGGCATAGCCGTGCCCCACTCCACGGCCCTGCTCATCGATGCCGGACGGGCAGTACCCCGGGAGCAGGCCCGGCGCGGCGACATGGTTATTTTCACCGGCACAGCCAAAACCTCGACAACGCCCGGACACGCGGGCATCATCATCTCCGACCCAGGAGAGCCGCTGCGGTTTATTCATTCGTCGTCGGCCCGCCGGGAGTCGGGCGTGAAAATTAGCCAGGTAGAAGGCACCGATTACGAGCGGCGCTTCATGGGTATCCGCCGGGTGCTGGACGGGGCCGTACCTGCTTCCAAGCCAGACAAGGCTGGGGCAAGCCCGGTAGCTCCGGTTGCCACTCTCAAGCCTAAAACGCCCCAGGTAGCCACTAAGCTGGTGGTAGCGCCTCCGAAAGTGCACCGCCAGCCCCTACGCCGCTCCAAAGCCAAGACCGTAGTAAAGTCGGCTGCTTCAACGCCATCGAAGCTGAAAGTCAAGGCCAAGTCCGGGGCCGCGCGCAAGCCTGCACCCAAGGCCCCTGTTAAAAAAACGAGCACAAAAAAGCCGGTAGCTCCCAAGAAGAACTAA
- a CDS encoding M61 family metallopeptidase, with amino-acid sequence MMHSYFRRLLAVAAVLLLSQFAPAQAASTLRYTLSMPAPQTHYFEVDMALGGFSKPYTDVKMPVWAPGSYLVREFAKNVEGFEAKAGSEALRTEKISKNTWRVYHPKAKDFTVHYRVYAFELSVRTSFIDAAHGYLNGTSVFMYPAEGQQLPSTLTVQPAQGWTQVTTSLKPAGGAFTFRSANYDELADSPIEIGTHKVLSFEANGTPHTIAMFGNPQYDEARLLSDMKRTCEEAHRVVGQNPLDRYVFIIHNIDRGTGGLEHLFSTTLSVSRNAYSSEAGWKGFLGLVAHEYFHLWNVKRIRPVALGPFNYDAENYTRMLWVSEGGTEYFSNLIVQRAGFVTPEGYLADLSNGIGRVENTPGNKQQAAAESSFDAWIKYYRPNENSQNTGISYYDKGEVIGAVLDLMIINETKGQKSLDDVMRYLYDQYYKKLGRGFTDDEYQDAVAKVAGRRFDDFFRKNVYGTETLPYNTALGYAGLTLTTTPVSADASLGANVSTAGGKFTVTSVVRNGSAWQGGLSVADEILAINGNRITDDPNKLLVGAPAGATITLLVNRDGQIKELSLPLVANATQRYRIEKLPSPSAAQQTVFNKWLRTK; translated from the coding sequence ATGATGCATTCTTATTTCCGCCGGCTACTGGCCGTAGCGGCGGTCCTGCTGCTGAGCCAGTTTGCCCCGGCTCAGGCAGCTTCCACGCTGCGCTACACCCTCTCGATGCCAGCCCCGCAGACGCACTATTTCGAGGTCGACATGGCCCTGGGCGGCTTCAGCAAGCCGTACACGGATGTGAAGATGCCCGTGTGGGCGCCGGGTTCGTACTTAGTACGCGAATTTGCCAAAAACGTGGAAGGCTTCGAAGCCAAAGCCGGCTCGGAAGCCCTACGTACCGAGAAAATCAGCAAGAACACCTGGCGGGTATACCACCCCAAGGCCAAGGACTTTACGGTGCACTACCGCGTGTATGCTTTCGAGCTGAGCGTGCGCACCAGCTTTATCGACGCGGCCCACGGCTACCTGAACGGCACCAGCGTGTTTATGTACCCGGCCGAAGGACAGCAGTTGCCCAGCACGCTCACGGTACAGCCGGCCCAGGGCTGGACCCAGGTAACGACTAGCCTGAAGCCTGCTGGCGGAGCTTTCACGTTCCGCTCGGCCAACTACGATGAATTGGCTGATTCGCCCATCGAAATCGGGACGCACAAGGTGCTGAGCTTTGAGGCCAACGGCACGCCCCACACCATTGCCATGTTTGGCAACCCTCAGTACGACGAGGCCCGCCTGCTCTCCGATATGAAGCGCACCTGCGAGGAAGCGCACCGGGTGGTGGGCCAGAACCCGCTGGACCGTTACGTGTTCATCATCCACAACATTGACCGGGGCACCGGTGGCCTGGAGCACCTGTTTTCGACCACGCTGTCGGTTTCGCGCAACGCCTACAGTTCGGAAGCGGGCTGGAAAGGCTTTCTGGGACTGGTAGCCCACGAGTATTTCCACCTCTGGAATGTGAAGCGCATCCGCCCCGTGGCCCTGGGGCCGTTCAACTACGACGCCGAAAACTACACCCGCATGCTGTGGGTGAGTGAAGGCGGCACCGAATACTTCAGCAACCTGATTGTGCAGCGCGCCGGCTTTGTAACGCCTGAGGGCTACTTGGCCGACCTGAGCAACGGCATTGGCCGGGTAGAGAATACCCCTGGCAACAAGCAGCAGGCCGCTGCCGAGTCGAGCTTCGACGCCTGGATCAAGTATTACCGGCCCAACGAAAACTCGCAGAACACGGGCATCAGCTACTACGACAAAGGCGAGGTCATCGGGGCCGTGCTGGATCTGATGATCATCAACGAAACCAAGGGCCAGAAAAGCCTTGATGACGTGATGCGCTACCTCTACGACCAGTACTACAAGAAATTGGGCCGGGGCTTTACCGACGACGAGTACCAGGATGCCGTGGCCAAAGTCGCCGGCCGCCGCTTCGACGACTTCTTCCGCAAGAACGTGTACGGCACTGAAACCCTGCCCTACAACACGGCCCTAGGCTACGCCGGCCTGACCCTGACCACCACGCCCGTATCGGCGGATGCTTCGCTGGGTGCCAACGTTAGCACCGCCGGTGGCAAATTCACGGTGACCAGCGTGGTGCGCAACGGCAGCGCCTGGCAGGGTGGCCTGAGCGTGGCCGACGAAATCCTGGCCATCAACGGCAACCGCATTACCGACGACCCCAACAAGTTGCTGGTCGGCGCCCCCGCTGGGGCCACTATTACGTTGCTCGTGAACCGGGACGGACAAATCAAGGAGCTCAGCCTGCCGCTGGTAGCCAATGCCACCCAGCGCTACCGGATTGAGAAGCTGCCCAGCCCCTCGGCCGCCCAGCAAACGGTGTTTAACAAATGGCTACGCACTAAATAA
- a CDS encoding S8 family peptidase yields the protein MRTTTLPAALLGLLLAGCQQQADEQVLPQPAENPKEALSSQQLDEQIIKKLNQTGIFDWNQATPHFVWSALTRSDFVLSVGYHPAGCNTAIPENAATDPAWQKAREQVLALILAEERKARPELTLNDLIAYQENVLPVLDVTVRELSTIQRLRASKLVRYAEPMGYEPNRPTTTANKGAAVLSSSGCGSNTATAGLVAGSDYTTLSNGSKSSWNQADQYHGIRASWSQSTGRGVKIVIIDSGSSDAQENLGSAFNQGLSSGRTIERLVTLPRNSIFGIPYGDAETPNDGCGHGTSMAGAAAAPRGTDGASVGVAYNANLVTIRAAEDVFIDGSREVKGVSDAYILAGNRADVRIISMSMGRLTSSSQMTDAIRYAYGQGKLIFCAAGTSFDWSAGWVGVIYPASLPEAVAVTGLKEDLTSRCDECHTGADVEFSVVMQRNSNDRRALTLAMSGDAPSTVGGSSVATASMAGMAAVVWSRYPSETRAQIMSRLVANSSNRNARSSSFGWGRVNVGAAVGGLPL from the coding sequence ATGCGTACCACTACCCTACCTGCGGCCCTGCTCGGGCTGCTTCTTGCGGGCTGCCAGCAGCAGGCCGATGAGCAAGTGCTGCCCCAGCCCGCCGAAAACCCCAAAGAGGCGCTCAGCAGCCAGCAGCTCGACGAGCAGATCATCAAGAAGCTCAACCAAACCGGCATCTTCGACTGGAACCAGGCCACGCCCCATTTCGTGTGGAGCGCCCTTACCCGCTCCGACTTTGTGCTGTCGGTAGGCTACCACCCGGCCGGCTGCAACACAGCCATTCCCGAAAACGCCGCTACGGACCCCGCCTGGCAAAAAGCTCGGGAGCAGGTTTTGGCCCTGATTCTGGCCGAGGAGCGCAAAGCCCGCCCTGAGTTGACCCTGAATGACCTGATTGCCTACCAGGAAAACGTGTTGCCCGTGCTCGACGTGACCGTGCGGGAGCTGAGTACCATTCAGCGGCTGCGGGCCTCCAAGCTGGTGCGCTACGCCGAGCCCATGGGCTACGAGCCCAACCGGCCAACTACCACGGCTAATAAAGGCGCGGCCGTGCTCAGCAGCAGCGGCTGTGGCAGCAACACGGCCACCGCCGGCCTCGTGGCCGGCTCCGACTACACCACGCTCAGCAACGGCAGCAAGTCCAGCTGGAACCAGGCCGACCAGTACCACGGCATCCGGGCCAGCTGGAGCCAGAGCACCGGGCGAGGCGTCAAGATTGTCATTATCGACTCGGGCAGCTCCGACGCCCAGGAAAACCTGGGTTCGGCCTTCAACCAGGGCCTGAGCTCGGGCCGTACCATCGAGCGGCTGGTTACGCTGCCCCGTAACTCCATCTTCGGCATTCCCTACGGCGACGCCGAAACGCCCAACGACGGCTGCGGGCACGGCACCAGCATGGCGGGAGCTGCCGCCGCGCCCCGGGGTACCGACGGCGCCTCGGTGGGCGTGGCTTATAATGCCAACCTGGTAACCATCCGGGCGGCCGAGGACGTGTTTATTGACGGCAGCCGGGAAGTAAAAGGTGTGTCGGATGCCTATATTCTGGCGGGCAACCGCGCCGACGTGCGCATCATCAGCATGAGCATGGGCCGCCTGACTTCATCCTCGCAGATGACTGACGCTATCCGCTACGCCTACGGCCAGGGCAAGCTCATTTTCTGCGCCGCCGGCACTTCTTTCGACTGGAGCGCCGGCTGGGTGGGCGTCATCTACCCGGCTTCCCTGCCCGAGGCTGTGGCCGTTACCGGTCTGAAGGAGGACCTGACTTCGCGCTGCGACGAGTGCCACACCGGGGCCGACGTGGAGTTCAGCGTGGTGATGCAGCGCAACAGCAACGACCGGCGGGCCCTGACCCTGGCCATGAGCGGCGACGCGCCCAGCACCGTAGGCGGCTCCTCGGTGGCTACGGCCAGCATGGCGGGTATGGCGGCCGTGGTTTGGTCGCGTTACCCTTCCGAAACCCGTGCCCAGATTATGAGCCGCCTGGTGGCCAACAGCAGCAACCGCAACGCCCGCAGCAGCAGTTTCGGCTGGGGCCGCGTGAATGTGGGCGCCGCCGTGGGTGGACTACCGCTGTAG